Proteins encoded by one window of Cuniculiplasma divulgatum:
- a CDS encoding PKD domain-containing protein translates to MSRSIKDKEHIGKWVFIFVIICYFAIAPFTSFAYDEAFYFQYFRWLYLYSVQPYYLWVFGAFYNAINVGSLGFNLPFYLLGLDNVIIQQFSTKLPFIMAAIITSLAINRTVSSLRTGDKIKLNPAVMFLLLPITIFDVAIFGNPLIIAIMFLSLSLLSLVKNRMYFASMFLGIAAATYLYPVFFILPLLKLVKYKKNRNSMLFAFLIFLLTLGIGQFLPVLISLLTSTPISSTVLAPLLDLNSSITVTSSLPSAWGPYYIIYATLHIEMSTHIIEYIYFLTMLLPVSVFLITRKEPTIERFINFLFLDSLMFVIFSITATPQYLLAIAPFAVYFYYLKNPSYFIQILSIVTFLDVLILFNNLPLLYFFSNVDPSLVYSYNYFRLDKLDILLLSLIYIIFLFFTLIYYFRNYLDSETTLSLIDKISKNKNRINKTNGVIRRGIVLLSIILIVTLVIVTPLISSAPNSMYFTKQADSESVSSSLGVSVKNVTTYNLDFAGNYNLLNTYTKENSKYFLSIPNYKLNSSCFAYRNVSFPNKNSTLFSVIINSTANPVIVGEPVTFVSHVYNGISPYQYAWYGGGNKETQNETSIFYSPGDWSVEVEVTDGNGQKIITNYTEVVKDDYNVEFNSHYLKGFIASNSYNVIINSSYIHNNNQVTFIGNFQKNKTVTLSLSMTCNVPDNVILNHTLYVLIGFISTSISICSFFYVFKKLRTKDL, encoded by the coding sequence TTGAGTCGGAGTATTAAGGATAAGGAACATATTGGGAAATGGGTATTTATCTTCGTAATTATTTGCTATTTTGCAATTGCACCATTTACGTCCTTTGCTTATGATGAAGCTTTTTATTTTCAGTATTTTCGTTGGTTATATCTTTATTCTGTGCAACCCTATTATCTATGGGTTTTCGGAGCTTTCTATAATGCCATTAATGTAGGATCTCTTGGATTCAACTTACCTTTTTACTTACTTGGATTAGATAATGTAATAATTCAGCAATTTTCTACTAAGTTACCTTTTATTATGGCCGCAATAATTACTTCGTTAGCCATCAATAGAACTGTTAGTTCCTTAAGAACAGGCGATAAAATAAAACTAAATCCTGCAGTCATGTTCCTACTGTTACCAATTACCATTTTTGACGTGGCTATTTTTGGCAATCCATTGATAATAGCAATCATGTTCCTTTCACTTAGTTTATTAAGTTTAGTGAAAAACAGAATGTATTTTGCATCCATGTTTTTAGGTATTGCTGCAGCAACATATCTTTATCCAGTTTTTTTTATCCTACCACTTTTAAAATTAGTTAAATATAAAAAAAATAGAAATTCTATGCTATTTGCATTTTTGATTTTTCTCTTAACCCTTGGGATTGGGCAGTTTCTACCCGTACTAATTTCTTTACTTACCTCTACACCAATTTCATCTACCGTACTCGCCCCATTATTAGACCTAAATTCATCCATAACGGTTACATCAAGCCTTCCTTCAGCCTGGGGGCCATATTACATTATCTATGCCACGCTCCACATAGAAATGAGTACTCACATCATAGAATACATTTATTTCTTAACTATGCTTTTACCTGTATCTGTCTTTTTAATTACGAGGAAAGAACCGACTATCGAGAGATTTATAAACTTTTTATTTTTGGATAGTTTGATGTTTGTAATTTTCTCTATAACTGCCACCCCTCAATATCTTTTGGCAATTGCTCCCTTTGCAGTTTATTTTTATTATTTAAAAAATCCTAGCTATTTTATTCAGATTTTGTCAATAGTAACTTTTTTAGATGTTTTGATATTGTTTAATAATTTGCCATTATTGTATTTCTTTTCAAATGTAGATCCATCCTTAGTTTATTCATACAATTATTTTAGACTGGACAAACTTGATATTCTCCTCCTTTCTCTAATTTATATTATATTCTTGTTTTTTACTTTAATTTATTACTTTAGAAATTATTTGGATAGCGAAACTACATTATCATTAATTGATAAAATATCTAAGAACAAAAACAGAATTAATAAAACAAATGGTGTTATAAGACGTGGAATTGTTTTACTTTCAATAATTTTGATTGTGACTCTAGTGATTGTGACTCCTCTCATAAGTAGTGCACCAAATAGTATGTATTTTACAAAGCAAGCAGACTCCGAAAGCGTAAGTTCTTCCCTTGGAGTTAGCGTGAAGAATGTTACAACGTATAATTTAGATTTCGCCGGAAACTATAACCTTTTGAATACATACACCAAAGAAAACAGTAAATATTTTCTTTCTATTCCTAATTATAAATTAAATTCGAGTTGTTTTGCTTATAGAAATGTATCGTTTCCAAATAAAAATAGTACCCTTTTCTCAGTTATAATCAATTCTACAGCAAATCCAGTCATCGTCGGAGAACCAGTAACTTTTGTTTCTCATGTATATAATGGCATATCACCATATCAGTATGCTTGGTATGGTGGAGGCAATAAAGAAACGCAAAATGAAACATCTATTTTCTACTCTCCTGGAGATTGGTCTGTTGAAGTTGAAGTAACAGATGGCAATGGACAAAAAATTATAACTAACTACACAGAAGTAGTTAAGGATGACTATAATGTGGAATTTAATTCTCACTATTTGAAAGGATTTATTGCTTCCAATTCATACAATGTTATTATCAATTCTTCCTACATACATAATAATAATCAGGTTACATTTATTGGCAATTTTCAGAAAAATAAAACCGTTACTCTTTCCCTTTCTATGACCTGCAATGTACCAGACAATGTAATATTAAATCATACGCTATATGTACTTATTGGCTTTATTTCTACCTCTATAAGCATTTGTTCTTTTTTTTACGTTTTTAAAAAATTAAGGACCAAGGATCTTTAA
- a CDS encoding glycosyltransferase, with product MKVAIIVDQPHWTGVGIYAVELYQLLKPKLPELKLIYVGAVEDDLNLYEKIDYLRREYRLLLRPTTIKKNYKKLINDDRYKDYLFHYVGTDFFALKKRPGIITIHDLIHDKVFTSANLSIKNLLNAFERFRKYRSTIILSKKATRIICMSQVVKKQIEEKTGLNSILINRWIVNDYFTKRDKRDTRNKLGLEEDYLYFLSVGNNRQNKRTDLIKIFSDLLPSKCKMIKIGHPINSVNCINMGKVDDEDYPLYFNASDAYVHLSDNEGLGLPLLEALGSDLPVICRNLDINREILGDCAIIIEEKNLREEVIDIVNKISSKDFVSLIQKEIQIRKELFNPNNSMELYIKLYGDVLN from the coding sequence GTGAAAGTTGCCATAATTGTTGATCAGCCACACTGGACAGGCGTTGGAATATATGCAGTCGAACTATATCAATTATTGAAACCAAAATTACCAGAACTGAAGTTAATTTATGTTGGAGCAGTTGAAGATGACTTAAATTTATATGAGAAAATTGACTACTTACGTAGAGAGTACAGATTATTGCTAAGACCAACTACAATAAAGAAAAATTATAAAAAATTAATCAATGATGATCGATATAAAGATTACTTATTCCACTATGTAGGGACTGATTTTTTTGCGTTAAAAAAAAGACCCGGAATAATAACAATTCATGATCTTATTCATGATAAGGTATTTACAAGTGCAAATCTTTCAATAAAAAATCTTCTAAATGCATTTGAGAGATTTAGAAAATATAGGTCAACAATAATTTTATCAAAAAAGGCAACCCGAATAATATGTATGAGCCAGGTAGTAAAAAAGCAAATTGAAGAAAAAACCGGTCTTAATTCTATTTTGATAAACCGTTGGATAGTGAATGATTATTTCACGAAAAGAGATAAGAGAGATACTCGAAATAAATTGGGTCTAGAAGAGGATTATCTATATTTTCTATCAGTCGGTAATAATAGACAGAATAAGAGAACTGATCTAATTAAGATTTTTTCAGACCTGTTGCCAAGCAAGTGTAAAATGATAAAGATAGGTCACCCGATAAACTCTGTGAATTGCATAAACATGGGTAAAGTAGATGATGAAGATTATCCATTATACTTTAATGCATCCGATGCATATGTTCATCTCTCTGATAATGAAGGACTTGGACTGCCATTACTTGAAGCATTGGGAAGTGATTTACCAGTTATTTGCAGAAACTTGGATATTAATAGAGAAATTTTAGGAGATTGTGCAATCATAATTGAAGAAAAAAATCTCAGAGAGGAGGTCATAGATATAGTAAATAAAATAAGTTCCAAGGATTTCGTTTCATTGATTCAGAAAGAGATTCAAATTAGAAAAGAACTTTTCAATCCTAATAATTCAATGGAACTTTATATAAAGTTGTATGGGGACGTTTTAAATTAA
- a CDS encoding glycosyltransferase translates to MVTTFSALIVCYKRKEYILEAVKSIINQDYRQENVEIVVVKAFLDEYIDKELNKYNVKTIFCDSPSYGISVSKGIKSCCNDVICILDDDDIFNKDKFKAISKIFENNQEISLLINGYFKIDQSGCEIADKQIVENQKDNELNILDIGKCNLSNKEFRKFDIFFNTSRISLRNKDMVRLSEYLENISYGVDDAIVMFYIFEPMQIAITKSKLTGYRIHGQNISRIKPYDKSFDKLKSQLDKEIESFENIQIFMKNRDIAFGNHIELLISYLKLKRAYIRGSRSEIFVETTNLLKFYILHSKKMKTNGFYPRLNLYVYRDILSLPLFLLVPIRMSKYRLTMFY, encoded by the coding sequence ATGGTTACAACTTTTTCAGCGCTTATAGTTTGCTATAAAAGGAAAGAATATATTTTGGAAGCCGTAAAATCTATTATAAATCAAGATTATCGTCAGGAGAACGTAGAGATCGTAGTAGTGAAAGCTTTCCTAGATGAATATATAGACAAAGAATTAAATAAATATAATGTTAAAACTATATTCTGTGATTCACCATCCTATGGTATTTCCGTTTCTAAGGGCATTAAGAGCTGCTGTAATGATGTTATATGTATTTTAGATGATGATGATATATTTAATAAAGACAAATTTAAAGCAATTTCTAAAATTTTCGAAAACAATCAGGAGATTAGCCTTTTGATAAATGGTTATTTTAAGATAGACCAATCAGGTTGTGAAATCGCTGATAAACAGATTGTAGAAAATCAAAAGGATAACGAATTAAATATTTTAGACATAGGAAAATGTAATCTTTCTAATAAAGAATTTAGGAAGTTTGATATATTTTTTAATACCAGTAGAATCTCTCTGAGGAATAAAGACATGGTCAGACTTTCTGAATATCTGGAAAATATATCCTATGGTGTAGATGATGCAATAGTCATGTTTTATATTTTCGAACCAATGCAAATTGCAATCACAAAAAGCAAATTAACTGGTTATAGGATTCACGGACAGAACATTAGTAGAATTAAACCTTATGACAAATCCTTTGATAAGTTGAAATCTCAATTGGATAAGGAGATAGAATCCTTCGAAAATATCCAGATATTTATGAAAAACAGAGATATAGCTTTTGGCAATCATATAGAACTTCTTATTTCATATCTTAAATTAAAGCGAGCCTACATTAGAGGAAGTAGAAGTGAGATTTTTGTGGAAACAACTAACTTGTTAAAATTCTATATATTACATTCAAAAAAAATGAAGACCAATGGGTTTTACCCAAGACTAAATCTCTATGTGTACAGGGACATTTTAAGCTTGCCCCTTTTTTTGTTGGTACCCATTCGGATGTCTAAGTACAGATTAACCATGTTTTACTAA
- a CDS encoding glycosyltransferase produces the protein MKEKKFLFIFHKPLDQVDGQTRYIKELIDVISSTYTITIPSELFYSNSKWKNRNWILRTTLINLYLIKWIFVNRRSLTTKFDCCIVEDRYTLLPAFLIILLSKVKLISRLSDWGKRYVDSLGLKGTIPKYLVNVLDHIYAGFVLRYSFAVIVPSDYTYKLVREKFSGIILNFPFPYTPNILKETDKSNKTEINDHEHDIYCVLVANFNYRPNEDSAYFIVKELAQKIKKRDGRIKFLLVGMGSKEKFSEFDCENVLAIGVQDNLDEFYKQCHIGINPSQTVGGTSIKNIEYLTNGLLVVSTEEAAAGVIKSSHLFIEKREGFLELILDLANKIRSGKKITDEKETERIKKYYSKKEIKKNTLAILDEISKKTQ, from the coding sequence ATGAAGGAAAAAAAATTTCTATTTATATTCCATAAGCCCTTGGATCAGGTAGATGGACAGACACGGTATATTAAAGAATTAATTGATGTAATATCATCAACCTATACGATTACTATACCTTCAGAACTATTCTATTCGAACTCAAAATGGAAAAATAGAAACTGGATTCTTAGAACCACACTGATCAATTTATATTTAATTAAATGGATATTTGTGAATCGAAGAAGTTTAACGACGAAATTCGATTGCTGTATTGTAGAGGACAGATATACGCTTTTGCCTGCTTTTCTGATTATACTCTTAAGCAAGGTGAAGTTAATTTCACGTCTTTCAGATTGGGGTAAGAGATATGTTGATTCGCTAGGTCTCAAGGGTACCATTCCAAAATATTTAGTAAATGTACTTGATCATATCTATGCAGGATTTGTATTACGATATTCTTTTGCAGTAATTGTTCCTTCAGATTATACATATAAACTAGTTAGAGAAAAGTTCAGTGGTATAATTCTTAACTTTCCTTTTCCTTACACACCAAACATTTTAAAAGAGACCGATAAATCAAATAAGACAGAAATTAATGACCATGAACACGATATTTATTGCGTTTTAGTGGCCAATTTTAACTATCGTCCAAACGAAGACTCGGCTTACTTTATTGTAAAGGAGCTTGCCCAAAAAATAAAAAAGAGAGATGGAAGAATTAAATTTCTTCTAGTAGGTATGGGTAGTAAAGAAAAATTCTCAGAATTCGATTGCGAAAATGTTCTTGCCATAGGAGTTCAAGATAATTTGGATGAATTTTATAAACAGTGCCACATAGGCATTAACCCATCCCAAACAGTTGGAGGTACAAGTATTAAAAATATAGAATATTTAACCAATGGATTGCTGGTTGTATCTACGGAGGAAGCTGCAGCTGGAGTTATTAAAAGTTCCCACTTGTTCATAGAAAAGAGAGAAGGATTTTTAGAACTTATCTTAGATCTTGCCAATAAGATTAGAAGTGGAAAAAAGATCACAGATGAAAAAGAAACTGAAAGAATTAAAAAATACTATTCAAAAAAAGAAATTAAAAAAAATACTCTTGCAATCTTAGATGAGATATCCAAAAAAACTCAATAG
- a CDS encoding FkbM family methyltransferase gives MNKRMSLIFNYLSFKDSTLGGGVYTIENPLLVFFRKKGLVKLSDGYSIPFDKQSKKIIMSVVDLALTNGFRFGEQEYQWKLDIKKGIIETPQGIKFSIKQVRILDEIFLYQVHFSGMDLKDKVVVTAGAYIGDTPLFYSYYGAKVYGFEPDPNSYSQALENIELNPELSKNIVMRNYAIGKDEELNFPINPNGSGSSSVFNLKNRKTVNITSKSISTILQEYDITDPYLLDLDIKGSEFTVI, from the coding sequence GTGAATAAAAGGATGAGCCTTATTTTTAATTATTTAAGTTTTAAAGATTCAACTTTAGGAGGTGGTGTTTATACCATAGAAAATCCGCTATTAGTTTTTTTCCGCAAGAAGGGTCTCGTGAAACTTAGTGATGGATATTCCATTCCTTTTGATAAACAGTCCAAAAAAATAATCATGAGTGTAGTTGACCTCGCTCTGACAAATGGATTCAGGTTTGGCGAACAGGAATATCAATGGAAACTAGATATTAAAAAAGGGATAATTGAAACGCCTCAAGGTATAAAATTTAGCATAAAACAGGTCAGAATCTTGGATGAAATATTTCTTTATCAAGTTCATTTCTCTGGAATGGATTTAAAAGACAAGGTTGTTGTAACGGCTGGAGCGTATATTGGTGATACTCCACTGTTCTATTCCTATTATGGAGCTAAGGTTTATGGCTTTGAGCCTGATCCTAATTCCTATAGCCAGGCTTTAGAAAACATAGAATTAAATCCTGAATTATCTAAAAATATTGTAATGAGAAATTATGCAATAGGAAAGGATGAGGAATTGAATTTTCCCATTAATCCCAATGGAAGCGGTAGTTCATCAGTATTTAACCTGAAGAACAGAAAGACAGTGAATATTACTTCAAAGAGTATTTCAACGATATTGCAGGAATATGACATAACCGATCCATATCTTCTAGACCTTGATATTAAAGGCTCAGAATTTACAGTTATATAA
- a CDS encoding outer membrane protein assembly factor BamB family protein, with protein sequence MESSHAVNIQGTLGSDSELPSFASNVAVNYNNSEWSQFQGSSFHNGFSQSTGPSNDSLIWKYNLGGGSDTILEYDNNLIVTEPDQEYGYYYDLSTSSGSLKWTGYTAHTMYNNPTSVGSYYPAISSGKIMLQDFCIGCFFSEGPWLTLDNSSSGNNINVSSIGGSMIFNRDYGYGLIAACNSSFYYSFNGNTNISMFRNDLIRPIYRNMPWALDTIPTLEHGLVILGFSNSSYLDALNSSNLTLEWKVKLNSPVVASASYFDGTIYAATSNGTLYAINNDGNILWQYTLPNGHFTNTPAVCKTYVYIPYGNTLYSINRYNGTLIWKKSLSEDITVSPVISSNHRLYLAGNNGLVYALGTNGNTIWSYSTGSAICTEPILYNGTLYLTDSNGTVMALGNAYGISFNRYELNYGSYWWVSFKNGLNYSSNQRILDIFLPNGTYEFTYGTNRTAMLASRYLNYLNVSGEHMNYSINFEEGFKITFSENNLPGGYVWMVNLSNGMGKDASSGSNIIFCLPNGTYYYKISSGDNLYSANPSSGTIHVDAGNISESTHFGHTIEVVIVITVIFALFIGGSLISLLLGSDYFDVAFAIAGGLAGATLYLLHSSAVFDSTPSVVLLLAFILLFSLVLVKYVYALSLPLNILLLLVLYHISTGAAITFGNTLGWMFLYPVLGNYAYFMIIPIGAFTIMTWFTFEIDGIDIEEGPMALSLHLITESSMLIFSIWFLIKSSVWPNSYLYYLAPIFIIYIVALIPLHVKFSEGFDTDFFLTDW encoded by the coding sequence ATGGAAAGTTCACATGCTGTAAATATTCAAGGAACCTTAGGTTCTGATAGTGAATTACCTTCGTTTGCCTCAAATGTTGCTGTTAACTATAATAATTCAGAATGGAGTCAATTTCAGGGTAGTTCTTTTCATAACGGTTTCAGTCAGTCTACTGGACCATCCAACGATTCACTCATATGGAAATATAATCTTGGTGGGGGTTCAGATACTATTCTGGAATATGATAACAATCTCATAGTAACAGAACCTGACCAGGAATATGGTTATTATTACGATCTATCCACTTCCTCAGGATCATTAAAGTGGACTGGGTATACAGCACATACCATGTATAATAACCCAACTTCTGTGGGCAGCTATTATCCTGCAATTTCATCTGGAAAGATTATGCTTCAGGATTTCTGCATTGGATGTTTTTTCTCGGAGGGACCTTGGCTAACTCTGGATAATTCTAGCAGTGGGAACAACATAAATGTTTCCTCCATAGGAGGATCTATGATCTTTAACAGGGATTACGGATACGGACTTATTGCAGCATGCAACAGTAGCTTTTACTATTCATTCAATGGAAATACTAATATTTCCATGTTCAGAAATGACCTCATAAGACCTATATATCGAAATATGCCATGGGCACTCGATACCATTCCAACTCTGGAGCATGGCCTTGTAATTTTAGGCTTTTCCAATTCCAGCTATCTGGATGCACTCAATAGTTCTAATTTAACATTGGAATGGAAGGTTAAACTTAATTCACCCGTTGTGGCCTCTGCCAGCTATTTTGATGGAACAATATACGCCGCAACATCTAATGGCACTCTCTATGCCATAAACAATGATGGTAATATTCTATGGCAGTATACATTGCCAAACGGCCATTTTACCAACACCCCTGCCGTATGCAAAACCTATGTTTACATTCCATACGGAAACACTCTTTATTCCATTAACAGGTATAATGGTACACTTATCTGGAAGAAGTCGTTAAGTGAAGATATTACTGTATCTCCTGTAATTTCAAGTAATCACAGGCTATACCTTGCTGGAAATAATGGCCTTGTTTACGCTCTTGGAACCAATGGAAATACCATCTGGTCATACAGCACAGGATCCGCAATATGCACAGAGCCCATTCTCTATAATGGTACACTTTATCTTACAGACAGTAACGGTACTGTTATGGCCCTTGGTAATGCATACGGGATATCATTTAATAGATATGAACTGAACTATGGTAGCTACTGGTGGGTGAGTTTTAAAAACGGGTTGAATTATTCAAGCAATCAAAGAATACTGGACATATTTCTTCCAAACGGCACATATGAGTTTACCTATGGAACAAACAGAACGGCAATGCTTGCCTCCAGATATTTGAATTACCTTAACGTCAGTGGAGAGCACATGAATTATTCCATCAATTTTGAAGAAGGTTTCAAAATAACATTCTCTGAAAATAATTTACCTGGTGGATATGTATGGATGGTTAACCTCAGCAATGGGATGGGTAAGGATGCCTCTTCGGGCAGCAATATTATCTTTTGCCTTCCAAATGGTACCTATTATTATAAAATAAGTTCAGGGGACAACCTTTATTCGGCAAATCCCTCCTCTGGAACTATACATGTTGATGCGGGGAATATATCGGAGAGCACACACTTTGGTCACACAATCGAGGTCGTAATTGTAATTACTGTAATTTTTGCCCTGTTTATTGGTGGATCCCTGATATCACTTCTATTAGGTTCAGATTATTTCGATGTGGCCTTTGCGATTGCAGGAGGTTTAGCAGGAGCGACACTTTATCTTCTCCATTCGAGTGCAGTCTTCGATTCAACTCCTTCTGTGGTGTTGCTTCTGGCATTTATCCTGCTTTTTTCTCTTGTTCTGGTAAAGTATGTCTATGCACTTTCGCTCCCTCTTAACATACTTCTACTTCTTGTTCTTTACCATATATCAACTGGCGCTGCCATTACATTCGGAAATACACTGGGATGGATGTTCCTGTATCCTGTATTGGGTAATTATGCCTATTTTATGATAATTCCAATAGGAGCATTCACCATAATGACATGGTTTACATTCGAAATAGATGGGATTGATATTGAAGAGGGTCCGATGGCGCTTTCACTCCATCTTATAACCGAATCTAGCATGCTAATTTTCTCCATATGGTTTCTGATTAAATCCAGTGTTTGGCCAAATTCATACCTATACTATCTGGCTCCAATTTTTATAATATACATAGTAGCACTGATTCCGCTTCATGTAAAATTTTCTGAAGGCTTTGACACAGATTTCTTTCTTACAGATTGGTAA
- a CDS encoding nucleotidyltransferase domain-containing protein, with amino-acid sequence MEVVEKRIEKRNKIINDATAYSKNLSFKCSVLLIGSYARGDFNLWSDIDLLIIGDFKGNPLERLKDIDFPPGYETIMLTPEEINKMKSKNDRFITDALKDGVILRDDFSISNR; translated from the coding sequence ATGGAAGTTGTTGAAAAGAGAATAGAAAAACGAAATAAGATAATTAATGATGCAACAGCATATTCAAAAAACCTCTCATTCAAATGTTCAGTTCTGCTCATAGGTTCATATGCAAGGGGTGATTTTAATCTCTGGAGTGATATTGATCTCCTCATTATTGGCGATTTCAAAGGCAATCCCCTGGAAAGGCTTAAAGATATAGATTTTCCACCTGGATATGAGACAATAATGCTCACACCAGAAGAGATAAACAAAATGAAAAGTAAGAATGATAGGTTTATAACAGATGCTCTTAAGGATGGCGTAATACTCAGGGATGATTTCTCAATATCTAATAGGTAA
- a CDS encoding HEPN domain-containing protein: MTSYLDEDEFNRWMKNAKTTLRSAENDNSSKFYNWACFKAQQASEYAIKAYLRGTGMSSFGHSVSLLLKDLDFDKNLIDLAKKIDKYYIPTRYTDVWSEGTPDDYYTVEDANDAILCSQTIIKEVEAKWKLLKRE; the protein is encoded by the coding sequence ATGACCAGCTATCTTGATGAGGATGAATTCAATCGCTGGATGAAAAATGCAAAAACCACATTAAGATCAGCAGAAAATGATAATTCATCCAAATTTTATAACTGGGCATGCTTTAAGGCTCAACAGGCATCTGAATATGCAATTAAAGCCTATCTGAGGGGCACAGGAATGAGTTCTTTCGGGCATTCCGTATCTCTCTTGTTGAAAGATCTTGATTTCGATAAGAATCTAATAGACCTAGCTAAGAAAATAGATAAGTATTACATTCCAACTAGATACACCGATGTGTGGTCGGAGGGGACTCCTGATGACTATTACACGGTAGAGGATGCAAATGATGCCATACTATGCTCGCAAACTATTATCAAAGAGGTGGAAGCAAAATGGAAGTTGTTGAAAAGAGAATAG